Genomic segment of Methanobacterium spitsbergense:
ATTCATAGATTAGGTAACGAAATTAATATTTTCACTAGAAGATTAGAAAATATTAGTAAAGCCGTGCCAGAAATAGTAGAATACATTAGAAAATCTCTTCCATCCAAGAATTTTATTGTTGAGGGCGAGATAATAGTTACTAAGGATGGAAAACCCATTTCTTTCCAGTACATTCTCCAAAGGGTACGTAGGAAATATGATATTGAAAGGATGAGGGATGAGGTGCCTCTTAAACTCTATTTATTTGATGTATTATATTATGATGGGCCATTAATAGATGTTTCATTTGAGAAAAGAAGAGAGGTTCTAGAATCCATTGTAACAGTTAGTGGAGATAAGATACAACTCAGTAGAAATGTTAAGGTTACTCCAGAATCTTTACAAGATGCAGAAGATCTTTTCAATGAATCTATAAAAGCAGGTCATGAAGGTATAATGATAAAAGACCCCCATGCACCATACATGCCTGGAATTCGAGGTAAAAAGATGCTTAAATTTAAAGCTGAACCTGAGACCTTGGATCTTGTAATTGTAGGAGGCAGTTATGGTAGGGGTAAAAGAGCCCACCTTATTGGTTCTTATCTTCTTGCAGCCAGAGATGAAAATAATGAACTAAAAACATTGGCCTATGCAGCAACAGGATTAGACGATCAAACATTATTGGAACTTTCTACATTAACAGAACCTCTAATAACAAGTAAAATTGGTAGACAAGTTAAAATAGCACCTCATATCATTCTTGAAATAGCTTACAGTGAAATAGTTAAAAGTCCAGAATATGAAAGTGGTTATTCCCTACGTTTCCCTGTTGTAAAAAGGATAAGGGATGATCTGAGTATTGATGATATAGATACAGTTGAAAGAATTGATTCTATGTTCAAAGGTCCTGATTGAAGTCGATTTCTTTAGTCATGGATTATTTTTAATTTTTTTTGATGAAAATTTAAATCATTTTTCGTAATAATTTTTATATTATCAGTAATAAAATTTATCATTGTACTGGTACAATGAAAGATCGTTATATGTTCAAAATCGCACTTGCAACTGCAATCATAGGGATAGTTGGCATGATGATTTTTGCAGTACAATTATTCTTGGCGATACCTATTTATATTTTAAAACTCTATATATTCCTAGGAGAGTAAATTATGGAATACACAATAGAACAAATAAAAGAGGACCTAAGATTTAAGAAATTTTTAAAAAAAAAGATAGGAATAAAACCTGCTACCATAACAAACTATTTATATGCTTTAAAAGACTTCTGTAACCTTACAGGAAAAAGTCCTACAGAAATACATGATATGCATAAGGCAGATCTACGAAATCACGTGGCTGAATTTGATATGTGGATAACTGATGCATTAGATGATTATGTCCACTATATGATAGAGAATGAATTTAGTTATGATGGTATAAGAGGTAGAGTAGGTAGGATAAAATCTTTTCTTCATGCTTTCAGACTTAGACCAACACCTGAGATAGATATATCAAAAAAGAGGATAGTTGAGGATGTTAAATTTGCTTTAAAAGTTGAAGATATAAGAAAAGCAATTAAATACAGTCTTCCAGTTTACCAATCTATTTTTATAACTCAAGCACAAACGGGGCTTTCAATAAGTGATGTTTTACTTTTAGATATCGAAGATTTCATTAGTGCAGTAAGTAAAAAAGACGAAGAATTAACAATTAAGGAAGCCATATACAGGGCTAAAAAAGAAGATAATCTTATAGGATGTTTTGATTTACGGCGAAAAAAGACTACAGCAGAGTTCTACACGTTCGCCGGACCTGAAGTTCTTCGAAATATGGCAGAATTATTAGATTCAAGAGATGAAAAGTATTTAAAACCGGATTATCCTATTTTTGTAAAGGAAACTTCACATCTACCTGTAAAATTAGGAGAAAATCCTCTTCCCGAAGATTTAAGATTATCCCCCGAGGCTGCCAAGAATTATGTACACAGAATGCATAAAAAAAAGAATATATTTCCTCAAATAGATGTGGATGGCCAAAAAAAGAATTATTTTCGAACGCATAAATTAAGAAAGTGGTTTTCTAATCAAGTTAGGTTTAAAGCAGGATTTAGTGCAGAAGATACAAAATATTTAATGGGTCAAAAAACGGGCGATGTTCTTGAGAGATACATAAATCCAAATAGTTATAATACCTTAAAAGCCAGTTACCGTAAAGCTCTACCATTCTTGGCTATTAATGATGAAATAGTTATGGAAGAAAATCAAGAAGCCATAGAAAAACTCGAAATGGATAACAAACATCTACAAGAACAAATGCAAAAACGTGAAGAACAACACCGAATCGAAATGGAAGAAATGAAAGCCAGGGTCGACAACGTAGAAACAGACAGTATCAGTGTTGAGGACATAAAAAACTTACTTCCATACATATTTAAAATTAATGGAACAGAAGACTTAGACCTATCCGCAACGAAAAGTTTAGAGGAATTAATGAAAAATTTAAAATCAAAAAACTAATTTTTTATACAGTAAGTTGTCTATTTTTTCTTTCTATTTCATATGCATGGAATTTTAATACAACATTCTAATTATATTAGATTACTATATCATTGAGTTAAATGATAGAATCAAGTTAAATCATGAATTTAAATGTCTATTACTAGTTTTAAATAACTTACCTTGAAATAGAAACAATATACCTTTTGCTTCATCTATATCCACACATTAAAACATCTTAACAATTGAAACTTGAATATATCCTTAGCCATGTTTTGTGACGACGGCGCGCCTTGCGCCGGAGGAACATTGTTTCAGTTAAAATGGAATAGACTCACTCTTTAATATTGGGGAGGCTGGAGTTTCGGGTGGGTATTATTATTTTTTTAAATAATGTTGGGTGGAAGGCAGCAGCATTTTGCCTAAAACATTTTCTATTCTATGGATATAATTTTTTTAAAATTTGATATTGTTTTTATTCTTAGTTTATATTTTTAAGACTTATATTATTGTATTTACTTTATTAACGTTATCTAAGCTGGTTCTAATCGACATGTTTATATTAACGCTAATATACAGCATATTTAAGGATTATACATAAAATGAACTTTGAATATACATTTGGAGGTAAAAATGACATTTAAAAAACTGATAGACCTTAAACTTGAACAAAAGGATGGATTAGATGATATTCAATTCGAGATTAGTGAGAATGGCGGGAGTGTTTCGCTGGCTGAGCTGATTTCGGAAGCGATTGATATTTTTATCAAATTTTATTATGAACAAGCAGTGGACAAACATTCTCCACTTTATACATTAATAGGAACTGAAATTGAAGAAAGAAAGTAAATTTAACGTTCTTGTACAAAAACCTGTTTATTACACTCTTATTTTATGTATAAAATTTAGTTTTAGATATGATTATACATAAATGGATAAGGTTGTATAATGATGGATAAGGTTATACACAGTTATATAATAGTTTTTATTCAATTCGGAACCCTTATATACCAAATTAACAGAAGCTATTGTATATGCAGTTCAATAATATTAAAAAAGTTCTGTATATTGCCAGATTAATTAGATTAATATCTTAAATAATAGGTGAGTGTTAAAGTGGATGTATTGCTATCTAAAAATAAATTTGAATTAACAGGTAAAAAAGAGTTAGACATTATCAATGCCAATATGGAAACAATTCGTATAAAGAGAGCATATGTAAATAATTTAAGGCATCTTAGCAAAATTTTAAGGAATTCTAGTCTTGAAACAGATAGTTGGATTGGAAGAGCTAATAATAGAGAACTTAATGAAACTATACAAGAAATTAATCATGCAGAATCATCTATACAAAAATGTGAATCTCATATAGTTCAATATTTGGAACCTATTTTGGAGAATCTAAACCGTGATTGTAATTGTACATGTAAAAAACTGGAGGAATAATGGCATCCGATTCTGTTCCTTCTCCTATTCCTTTTATTGAAACTTCAAGGGCAAATTATACTAATCGGCTTGCAAATTTAGCATGCGGAGACGTACTTATTGTAAATTTACCTAATCGTTTCGGTAAAACTGTAACAGCCTTAAAATATTATGAAACTCAGCCTGTTAAAGTTTTATATCTTAGTGATAGACATGAACAGATGAACGAGATAATTGGAGGAGATAATTTTAGACACTGGTATGGCTTAAAAAAGATTTGTGAGAAGAAGGATGAACCTTTTATTGGTGCATTAATTGGTAAAGGTTTTCATGCAAATATAATATGTCGTAATTTCTGCAATACTCAATGTTCTTATAAAAATCAGTTTCAAGTCCCAGAAGAAGGAATCGTTGTTGCACCAAAAGAATATTTACCCACTACATATGTGCAAAATAATCATTGGGATGTAGTAATACTTGATGAAAATATTGAAAAAGCTAAAAAAATACAATACACTCACCCAAATATCCCATTAGGAGCACTTGAGGATTATAGAGTAAATGTAGAGTTTTATAAGGATATAGGTAGAATTATTGAAGGAGATATTTACCCTGATGATTTAGCTGAACTTCAAAGGCGTAAAACTAATGCAGGGAATATATCTGGCATTATTAAAATGATTAGATTGAGAGGTGATGGTTTTAGACCTACTAGGGCCGAGTTAGATATATTAAACTATCTCAATAACCTCGATGGAACTATAGAATGGATACAATATTATCAAAGATATGGAAGATTTAATCATTTCTATAAACCATTTTTACACTATGCACATGATTTGAGATGTAACTTTAATTGTAAATTAATTCTCCTAAACACGTCATATGATGAATGGATTTACAATCAATTGATGTCTAGATACGAAGGTAGAATAGTTGAACCTCAAAACTATAACCAACTAATCAATAACAAGAAGAGCATACTTCTACATTATAATTCCAAAAATAGGTCCTTAGCAAAAGATACTATTACACAAAGAGATGGTACTAAACTAGGGAAATTGGTAGGAAAAGAAATAAATCAAATGTTAAAAAATTCTATAAGCTTCTCATATAATAGATCTTTAAAAGTAGGTATAATTACATATAAAAGCTTAACCGAGGATATTACAAACCAATTTGAAGATAAAACTTATGAAATAAGTTATTTCGGTGGTCACCAAGGGTCCAATAAATTTGAAGATGTTGATGTATTGATAATAGTTGGAACATTCCATTTGAATCCAAGCGGTCTGTATAAAAAACATTATGTTATTAACAATGAGTATCTAGCAGATGATCATGCTGTCTATGGTGGGAGAAACAATAAAATAATCAATGGTATGCAAATCAACCTCACAGATAACGACAGATTAAACAAAGTGAAACTATACAAGTTAAATGAAGAACACCAACAAGCAATATTCCGTAGTGGAGCACATGTTAAACCGGGAAAACTAGTAATAAGCTTTGGTTATGTTCCTCAAGGCATAGAAGATATACTTACTTATAAAACATTCAATAACAAAAACCAATTAAATGCTTACCTAAACGTGAATAGGGACAATATAGGAACTTTTAATACATAACAAAAGAAAATATTAGCATAAACCTGTACATTAAACTATTATCTATTTCTATTTCATGCTAATAACATAGCTAATGACGTATTTACTTAATTCATCTATAAAAGTAGTATAATATTTTATAGACTAACATATCAAAGCAAGATGATATGGGCTTTTTTATAGAAACTAAGAATAAATAGCAATAGTTTGATATACTTTGTGCTGAAAAAAACGTTCTATAAAGTAATAAGGATATAATGGGAAGTTTTTACAAACATTGAAATATTAATAATTTAGCTAACCATTCAATTAGGAATCTACAATATAAAATCTAAAATCTAAAATATGAAGCAATGTGGAAGTTATAGATCCTCATATACCCTTTAATTACATTAAATATAATTGAGTTGATGCTTATAATAACACTAAATTAGCTGTTTAAAATCTATTTAAGCATTTTAGACATTTTTATAAAATAAGGTGTTGGGGGGTATCACTCTCCCCCGATGGTCATTTATGGGATTTTCTCAGCTGCTTGCTTGCAGAGTTCTGACAGGGTCAACAAGGCTGAGCGGGCAATCTTATAAATAAGTGCCATGACCATCACCTCCTCCAGTATAGAGGTTTTAGTGTATCTACCATATGGGTTCCTCCTGGAATTTACTCCACCCTAAGACAAACAAGGGTAGTTGTTTGCAATAGAATGTGCAAAGAAATATTTGATAGAACTCTTATAAATAAGCTTGACTATAAAAAAAAAATACTTTAATAATTTGATATAATGCTAACAATTATATATAGTAGAAATCATAATTTCTAATTGTATCAATTACCATGTGGGTTCCGCAAGGTAGCAGATATTCATTCAACATATTTTGTGAAGAATATTTGCACATAAAAAGGGGGTACTGTCGCATTAGAATCTCGATAGATTCTAATAGGTAGGAGGAACACAAAAAACATCTACGGGTAGGTAGATTTGACCTCCCTTTTTATTTTTATACTACTTTTATTTTGTTTCGTATGGTTACTAACTCCAGTTTGATATTGATAAGCATATTCAAATCAAAATCTGTTAATAATTTTGAGATATAAAAACCTTATAAAAGTTAGTATTTACCGTTATCTACAATATATAATTATCCTATTCATTCTAAAGCATTTATTGCTTTGATAATAGACTCTGCTACCGCTATTATCTTTTTACCACGTCCTTGTAGTTCTTTTTTATTACCTCCCCAATTTCCTATATATAATCTGCTTTTGTTGTTCTCAAGTCCTAAAACACTCGAAACAATAAAACTAACAGTTTCAGCTTCAATTTCCTTTGCAGACTTGTCCTCTATTTCAAATAATGTACCTGAGCTTTCGCAGTGACCTAAAGCCACATGGGCCCATTCGTGTATTGCAGTAGCAACCATTGCAGCTTGATTCTTCTTTGGTGCAATTTTTATTGTGTTTCCATCTGTCTGGCCGTTACTTACTCCCAAATATCTTATTAGTACCGGTACTGGTGAAGCTTTAACTATTGTTTCAAAGTCAAAGTTACCAGAAACCAGTTCAGGACACCCTAATTCTTCAATTTCATCTCCTTCTGTTTGTGCTATGTCAAAAACCGATACAGGGTGGAAACCTCTTATTATACATGTTTCATCTCCATTATCCTCTTTGATTTTCTTGACCATTGGTGCAAGGATTCTTATTGCACGTTCACCCTTCTTTACTTGACGTTCACGTCCTTGCCATGCCTTATATCCTGCTAGTAATGTAAAGTCTGGTCTTTGAATCCAAGCGAGTATTGTATTATTAAAACTGTAACTATGGAATCCTCTCGTCCATTTTTTGATGAACTCCCAAAGTTGCTCTTCACTTTGACAAATTTCGTCAGCCAGCTCATCCAGTTTTTCCGTTAAGAATTTAGTTAACTCCTGACCTTTCAGTTTTCGAGGTATTTCTATCTTATCCATATTATCACCTTTCTATCTATTTCCAACTTTTTTTCTACTATTATTCATCATATGGCCTATTTTTCATAAATTCACATTTTATCACCTCTTTTTGGCTCTTAAAAAACAGTATTAACAGCTAATTTACAGCATGCTGATAGATTCAATAGTTCTCTGAAAAATCAACATTCAATAAAGTCTTTGATAGTTTTAAGAGCTTTTAATCCAAAATGAAGTAGAAAGAAAGCACGGAAATCCAGTATTCAAACCCATAAAGCCTTGTGTGAGTGTATTGAGTTGAAGATTTACATTTAACGTTAACTTTAAGTCTTTGAATTGGTACTAACCATCTATAAACATTTAATTCAAATAATAAGTGATGAGTAATGAAATAAACGGAGCTTTTATCTGTATAACTATCTAAAGAGGGATTTATATGTTAAAATCAGTTTTTATTGAGAATTAAATATGATTAGTGTCCGTATTTACTATGGTTACCCTACATGGCGGACTTAATTTACATGCATCTCGGGCCATACTGTTTATCAATTCTTGAGTTAATATGTCGCTCTATTTCATTATCCATCTATAGATGCATCGATAAATAAATGTATGTACACAATAATAAAATTAGACCCTGTTAAGCTACTTCCATTTCAATAAGCCTATAAAATAATAAATAGCAAGATTTAAGCTTAAGTTATTAAATATCTTAGATTAATTATGGGGGGATAAATTGTTACAAGCTCCGGCAGAAATAATTGAGTTAGTTGATAAGTTTGAACGGAATATTAATGCTTACAAAAATCCAAGCTACAAAGAAGAACAATTAAAACAAGAATTCATCAATCCCTTTTTTAAAGCATTAGGTTGGGATATTGATAATACCACAGGAGCAGCCCCACAATATCGGGATGTTATTTTTGAGGATTCAATTAAGATTGCCGGAGGTACAAGAGCACCTGACTATTGTTTTACTCTTGCAGGTAGAAAGATGTTCTTTGTAGAGGCCAAAAAGCCATCTGTAAATATAGACAAAAATATAAAACCTTCGTATCAACTAAGGCGTTATGCATGGAGCGCAAAACTACCATTATCTATCCTTACTGATTTTGAAGAACTTGCGGTTTATGATTCCAGGACCACACCTAAGAAAACTGACCGAACAACTACAGGAAGAATAAAGTATTTGACATACAAGGATTATGTGGACCAATGGGATTACTTATACAATACATTCTCAAAGGATGCAGTATTAAAGGGTTCGTATGATAAATACGCAGAAACAACTAAGAAGAAGAAGGGCACCACACTAGTAGATGATGAATTCTTATCAGAAATAGAAACATGGCGAGAACTACTTGCAAAAGATATAGCCCTCAGAAACTCAGACCTAACAGTTGATGAATTAAATTATTCTGTACAACAAATTATAGACAGAATCATATTTCTACGTATGGCTGAGGACCGGGGAGCGGAAAAATACGGACAGCTGCAAAAACTCCTCAACAAACAAGCAATATTCCAAGAATTATGCGAAATATGGAAATCCGCAGACGAAAAATACAACTCAGGCCTGTTCCACTTCAAAAATGAAAAAACTCAAAAAAGCCCACCAGATACACTAACACCACAGTTAGAAATCAAAGATGGAATATTCAAACAAATCATAAAAAATTTATATTATCCAGACAGCCCATATGAATTCTCTGTATTATCTCCAGAAATATTAGGAAATGTATATGAACAATTCTTGGGAAAAGTCATCAGACTAACAACAGGACACCGAGCAAAGATAGAAGAAAAACCAGAAGTAAAAAAAGCCGGCGGAGTATACTACACACCTCAATATATTGTTGAGTACATCGTAGAAAATACTATAGGCAAACTATGCAGAGATAAAACACCCCAAAAAGTATCAGAGCTTAGAATACTTGACCCTGCATGTGGTTCGGGTTCATTTCTACTTGGAGCTTACAACTATCTTCTAAACTGGCATTTAATTTATTATTCAAATCTCAAAGACAAAAATCGTTTAAAAGACCAGATATACAAGGGAAAAAACAATGAATGGCACCTTACAATAAAAGAAAAAAAACGTATCCTCCTAAACAATATTTATGGGGTTGACATCGACCGCCAGGCTGTTGAAGTCACCAAATTAAGTCTACTATTAAAAGTACTAGAAGGCGAAAACAGAGATGTATTAGAAGCTCAACAAAAATTATACAAAGAAAGAGCACTACCGGATTTAGAAAACAACATAAAATGTGGAAACTCCTTAATTAGTCCAGAAATCTACAATAATCAAGATTTACAATTCACAGCAGAGGAATTGAAACATATTAATGCTTTTAATTGGAATAATGAATTTGGGGATATAATGGATAATGGAGGATTCGATACAATAATAGGAAATCCTCCATATGGTGCAATATTGTCAAATAACGAGAGCATTTATATCCAAAATACTTTTGTACTTCAAGATTATCAATTAGATACATATTTACTTTTTATTGAGAGGTCTATCCACTTTTTGAAAGATAATGGGTTATTTGGTATGATTATACCGAATACATGGCTTTTAAACTTTAAAATAGAAAACATTAGGCGTTATATATTTTCAAATACTGAGATTGTAAAAGTTGTACATTTTCTTTTCTATGTATTCAAAGCAACTGTAGATACAGAGATTTCTATCATAAAAAAGGCTTCTCCAAAGAAAAATCACCAAATTAAGATTGAAATAATTGATAAAGACCGTAATATTGATACTCACAACATTAAACAAGTTAATTGGATTGATAAAGGCGGAAAACCTGTAAATATCTTCGAAAAACAAGAATTTATCACAATAACTGATAAAATGAAAAATTTAGATAAATTAGATGAATTATTTCTAATTAGACAAGGAACAAAACCTTTTCAAAAAGGCAAAGGTAAACCTCCTCAAACTGAAAAAATAGTACAAGAAAAACCATTTGTTTCTCATATCAAAAATGATGTGACATTTCGACCACTATTACGTGGTAGTATGATGCACAAATATAAAATCAAATGGGATAATGATTATTGGATTAGTTTTGGGGATTGGCTTGCAGAACCTAGATATTCCGCAAATTATGATGCGCCTAAGATAATTATAAGGCAAACAGGAGATTCTCCAATTGCAACTATAGATAATTCTAAGTTTATAGTTAGAGATAATCTTTATGCAATTACCACAAAAAAAGATGAGCTTAATGAAATTGATTTAAGATATATCTTAGGAATTATCAATTCAAATTTAATTAAATGGTTCTACCAAAAAATTCTGAATCCAGAAAAAGGTGAGGCATTAGCACAAGTTAAAAGGGGACATATAGCTCAATTCCCAATAAAAGTTCCTATATTAGATGATGAAATTGATAAAAAACAATACGAATTAATGGTAAATTTAGTAAACCAAATGATTCAACTCAACACCGATATTGATATAGCCAGAACGCCACAAGACAGGGAATTAATGCAACGACAGATTGATGCAACGGATAAACAGATAGATAAATTAGTTTATGAATTGTATGGTTTGACAAAAGAGGAAATAAAGATTGTTGAGGATATGGGATGAAATCCGTTATATTCTAGGTTAGATTTTTGTCGAGATGAGATAATGAAAGCTTGCAGATATGAATATTCAGATAAATTTTATAAGTTTAAATGCAATGAAGAATCTCTTCATGGTTCAGATTATTGTATACTCCATACAAGATTTCCAGAAGATGAGAATTCCCATGATTATCATGTTTTATTAGAGGAAAAGAATAAAAAAATAAAAGAAAAAGTTGAAAACGATGATTTTAATTTTTGGGGTGCCAAATTACCTGAATTAAATTTTGATGGCATGAATATTGAAGGAGATTTAACTTTTAGGGGCGCCACAATAAATAGATATGCTTCGTTTCGTGGTACTACAATAAAGGGGTATGCTAACTTTGATTTTTCCATAATAGATGGAACAGTAAACTTCGAGGGTGCTACAATTGACGAATATGTTTTTTTTGATGGTGCAAAAGTTAAAGGATACGCCTTTTTTATGGATGTGACAATAAATAAAGACTGTCACTTGAGACATGCTGTAATAGATGGAAATTGTTCTTTTAATAATGCATTTGTTGATGGGGATGTGTCTTTCAGTGATGGAACAATTGGAAAACATCTTTTTTTCCATGATGCTACAATAAAGATGAGTATTTGCTGTGATAATACAACAATTAATGGAAATCTTTCATTCTATGATGCTACAATAAATAGAGAGGCTTACTTTAATGGTGCTACAATAAATGGACTTGTTTTTTTTGAAGGTTTAAACATATCCAAAGAACTAAATTTTAAAGATACAATATTTAAAAACCCAAATTCCCAAGAAAAAGCGTGTAGAAAAGCAAAACAAGTATATGAGGAGTTAGGCGATAAATCAGAGGCTGAAGAATATTATTATAGAGAAATGGTGGGTAAAAGACTCCAAAAACCGTATTATAAGAGATATCTTGAGTTGATAATACAATACTGTTTTGGCTATGGTGTTTATCCTTATAGACTTGTAATTACGTGGGTACTAATTGTAATCCCACTTGCTTTTATTTACTGGCTTGGAAATGGAATACAAGATGCAAATACAATTTGGTCTAATCTATATTTCAGCGTTGTAACTGCTTTAACACCAGGGTATAGTGGTTATAAACCAATTAATTCACTATTTCAGATTTTAGCGACAGGGGAAGCTATTTTTGGAGCTTTTATGTGGGGAGCTTTTATTGTAACTTTTGCAAGGAAATATTTGCGATAAAAAATACTAATATGTCCCATTACAGATTTGTATACTGATTAATGAATTATTAAACAATTTATGTAATTTTATACTCCTAAAGAGTCTATAATAAATTACAGAACCAGAAAAGAGTTGTGATATTAGCATGTCAATAAAAGAATTTTTGAAAATATTTGATTTGCATAAGCTTTGGACATACGGTATATTGTTTATTGTGTTGTTACTGATATATGAGGTAAATTGGAAGTGGGTGGTAGCGCATAAGTTACCAAATGTTATTAGTACAACATTAACATCAGCAGAATTGTTAGTAGTAGCAGGACTTACAATTACGTTTTATACACTTTTATTACAAGTCATAGACAGAACATTAGGAAAGGATAAGAAATATGAGATTATAGAGAGTATATCTACTACTTTAATCCTATTAAATATATTTCTTGTATCAATAACTATAATTTTGATTTTAATATCTTCATTAGGGGCAGATTCTTTAAGATTAACTGGATTTTACTATTTAATTAATAGTTGGGTTTATAATGTGATAATAATGTTTTTTGTGATTGTGTCTCCATTTATGGAAAGGCTATTAGTAAAGAAGACTGATAGAATAATAATCAACTTAAGTTTAATTATCCTTTTAGTATATAGTGTTGTGAAATTCTTATTTTTTACTATATGATGATGTCTTATAGATTATTTTAATAACAGTTTCTACGTCTTTTCCGGTAATATTACAGTATTTTTTCCAAAGATTTGAATTATACTAATTTTTTCTTGATAATCTGTTCTTAGATGTTATCATATCATAAATATACTTTTATTTCATTGATTGAGAGGTAAATAATTGAGTTTTGAGATAGTGATAGATTAAAGTGTTTTTTATTAATTTTAGAGCCCAATATGATAGTATTGATATAGACTAAACTTGCAATAAATGTAGTTACTTATAAATCAACACATTTAATCATACGGTCATGTATTAATTGATATAGTTAGATATTGTATGTATCATTTACTCATGGGTGAAGTTGATTTAATTAATGTTTTTGATATTCACTTACCTTTGTTTTGAGTTGTTCAATTTTTATATAATTTCCTGGACATCGCATTCTAATTAAATTTTTAATTTGTTCCATTTCATTTTAAATAGATCTCCAAGTTTAGAAACATATAGCGTCAATTCGTAGATTCAAAACAGATACTATTTTAATACATTAAACACCATTCTTATACATGTTGGGGGAAATGGATGCGAGTTTTAACAGACACAAACATTTTTATTTTAAGGGAAGATAACAGTGTTGTTTCAGAGAATTTACAAAATTTGTTGCGTATATTAAACAAAGAATCTGTGACAATATTAATACACCCAATTTCAAAAGCTGAAATAAAAAAAGATAAAGATAAGGATAGAAAAAAGGTTTCATTATCCAAAATAGAAACATATCCATTATTGGAATCTCCACCTAATCCTATAGGAGATAATGAATATTTAACTGTAGT
This window contains:
- a CDS encoding pentapeptide repeat-containing protein, with amino-acid sequence MKACRYEYSDKFYKFKCNEESLHGSDYCILHTRFPEDENSHDYHVLLEEKNKKIKEKVENDDFNFWGAKLPELNFDGMNIEGDLTFRGATINRYASFRGTTIKGYANFDFSIIDGTVNFEGATIDEYVFFDGAKVKGYAFFMDVTINKDCHLRHAVIDGNCSFNNAFVDGDVSFSDGTIGKHLFFHDATIKMSICCDNTTINGNLSFYDATINREAYFNGATINGLVFFEGLNISKELNFKDTIFKNPNSQEKACRKAKQVYEELGDKSEAEEYYYREMVGKRLQKPYYKRYLELIIQYCFGYGVYPYRLVITWVLIVIPLAFIYWLGNGIQDANTIWSNLYFSVVTALTPGYSGYKPINSLFQILATGEAIFGAFMWGAFIVTFARKYLR